The Spirosoma sp. SC4-14 DNA window CGCAAAAAAGTTCGTCGAAAAATCTTGGACCACCTAAGCGAAGCTGATGGCCCAATCGATGCCAATCAGGTAACTGGTGGCACTCCATCGACACCCGGACAGCCAGAAGTAGGATGGCTCAAGAGCGAAGCTTCTGGTACGCCAAAAATGTAACAATCGGGTTTGACATGAGAAAGCATCGTCATCCGCAGATAAAAGGCCTGGTTATTAAGGTAGCCAGTCGATGCAATTTAAATTGCTCCTACTGTTACGTTTACAATCAGGGTGACACTACCTATCAATTACAGCCGCGCTTCATGTCGGGCGAAACCGTTTCGTTGCTGCTGAAGCGTGTTGGCGATTATTGCCGAAGGCACCGATCAAGAACATTCCGCTTTATTTTCCACGGGGGCGAGCCACTGCTCGTCCCCGTTTCGTTTTATTATGAGTTTGTCGGAAAAGTGACTAGCTACCTGCCCACTTACACAACGGTTAGTTATTTTGTTCAGACGAATGGGGTTTTACTAACCGATCGGTGGTGCCAGGTGCTGGGTGAGCTGAATATCCAGATTGGCATTAGCCTGGATGGAGACCCACAAACCCATAATAAATACCGGGTCGACCACAAAGGGCAAGGTTCTTACGAAGCAACCATTCGGGGGCTACGCAAAGCCCAGGCTCACAAAGCCGTTCGCTATGAGCCTGGTATTTTAGTAGTTATAGATCCAGGCAGTGATCCCGCCAGTTTTTTAGAGCAAATGGTCAGGTTAAAGATTAGCTCGCTGAATCTGCTTTTTCCCGATGGAACGCACACGAACCGGCCTCCTCATTTACCGCTTCATTCATTAGAAACACCTTATGCAGATTGGCTTGTTCAGGTCTTTGATAAATGGTTGCAACTACCGGTATCGGAACGGCCTTCCATTCGTTTATTCCAGCAACTTATCAATCTAATTCTTGGCTTTACGCCAGCCGCTACCGTTGTTGGACGCAAACCGGGTGTTTTTCTGGTTATTGAAACCGACGGTAGCATTGAAGCTGAAGATTCACTGAAAGTCTGCCAGCCCGGCATTACCAAGGAAGGACAGCATCTACAGACGCATACCCTGGAATCGGCTCTGGCAGCCCCCCTCGTTACCCAATGCGCGCACAGCCGGTCAGCCTTACCAACCAAATGCCTGCCTTGCCCCATTCGAAATGTTTGCGGAGGAGGGTTTGTCGTACATCGCTACCATCCCGAGAATGGATTCGACAATCCGTCGGTTTATTGCCGGGACTTGCTCAGGCTTATTACCCATATTCAAACCACAGTGCTGGCTACTTTACCACGCTCGTTAGTAGAAAACTATTCCGTTCGACCGTTGCCGTTCGAACAGGCCCTGGAGATCTTAAGCAAGTCAAACAGCGAGAGTTGATTCGAATTTGTCGAGTATATCGAAAGCTTGGTCTAAAGAATTTTTGGATTGCTACGATAGCCTGCATCTTTCACTTGTTAAACACATGCGCTGCCTATAAGGCGCCACAAGCGGCCTAATGTGTTTATAGTCAGTTCACTTTAATTCCTAAAACAATGGCAAGTAAATCATTGAAACAGATTGTAAATCAACTGAAAAGCAGTGATCCTGAGACAACCGAAGGCTTTTCTGAGCTTACGCCTGAAGAAGCCGAAGAACTGGCCGGTGGGCTAACCGACATTGGCCTGAACGGAGCCTGCGGCAACAAAGGTTGCCCAACAACCAACACCAGTTGTGGGCAGTCGCAGTAGCATACACGCTGTTTCAGAGCATTTCTTCACAATTTATTTTATCTCAAAAACATGGCTACTAAATCGTTAGACAAAATCCTGAACCAACTCCCCGCCAGCGAGGGCGAAGAAACAGAAGGATTCTCGGAAATCAGCCCCGAAGAAGCCGAAGAACTGGCTGGTGGCCTGACCGATATAGGTGTTAATGGCGCCTGTGGCAACAAAGGCTGCCCCATATCAAACTCAGGCTGTTAGCGATCGGGATAGTGACTTATACGATCGGGTATAGCAGAACTTGACTAGTCAAGCACCCTATCGGCCTACCAGCACGCAGCGTTTATTCATTCTATTTTATTTTTAAACCAGATTATGGCTACTAAATCGTTAGACAAAATCCTGAATCAGCTACCAGGCAACGAAGGCGAGGAAACGGAAGGGTTCTCAGAAATCACTCCTGAAGAAGCCGAAGAATTATCGGGGGGGCTTTCCGACATTGATGTTAATGGTGCCTGCGGCAACAGAGGATGCCCGGTGTCAAATACAGGATGTAAATAAGGGTACTCACCAACGACTGGGTTCGGGTTAAGCAGCCCATATTCCCCTACAGGTATGCAAATTCAGGGAAATTAATCTGACCACCCTTGTTCAACTTTCCCAATCAACCACAATTCAACCAGTAAAAAAACATGGCTACTAAATCGTTAAAACAAGTCCTGAACCAGTTGACCAGTAAAGACGGCTCTGAAAGCGAAGGCTTCTCAGAACTATCGCCCGAAGAAGCCGAAGAACTGGCTGGCGGCCTAACCGATATTGGTGTTAATGGTGCCTGCGGTAACAAAGGCTGCCCAACCACTAACTCAAGTTGCGGTAAATCGTAAAGTTCCCTGCGCCATGCGGGGCAAGCCTGTACTCGTATGGCGCAGCCCTTATATCCTGCTAAAGCAGGAATCTATCCTCCAGCATACGATTTTCTTTCCCTAAAAAAATAACAAATCATCTGTCATATCGCCATGACCAATAAATCTCTGGAAAACGCTATTAAACAAGTAGGCCAATCGTCCGCCGAAGAAACGGAAGGATTCTCAGAAATTACTCCCGAAGAAGCCGACGAACTAGCCGGAGGATACAGTGGTGAAAAAAATACGGGCTGTCCTGTGTATAACACGGGTTGCCCCAGTCCTGCCGCTTAACCTTTTCCTACTGGCGTTACTCATTATCATTCACATTCGTTTTTCACCCAATCCTTCCCGTTTTCTAATCTTTTTGATGCTATGAACTTCAAACGATCACACTATTTGGTCATCACCGATCCTATATCGGATACGATTCCTAAACGAATGTTATTAGCAACCCGTACGGCCCGAACCCTCGTAATCAACGAATCGCTCCATACGAAACTACAAAACGAGGATTGGGACGAAATGAATGACAATGACTTTGACAAACTGCGTCAGATCGAAGCTATTGTACCAGCAAATGAAAATGAATTACAAACCATTATTGGCCGGAACAAAGCCGCAGTAGCCGATGGGAATACCTTATATCATGTTATTCAGCCAACGGCAATGTGCCAGTTAGGATGCGGCTACTGCGGCCAAAAACATACTAAAGACTACGTCGGGGCCGCATCGTCAGAGTTGATCCTGGAACGTATCGAGAGCAAATTTTCGCTCAAGAATTACAGGCATGTCGAAATTGCCTGGTTCGGTGGGGAGCCGCTCATGGCCTATGCTCAAATTCGCGAACTGACGCCTAAACTTAAAGCACTAGCCAGGCAATATAATTGCACCTATAGTGCCAAGCTGGTCACCAATGGCTTAAGTTTAAAGGAGCCTATTTTCCTGGATCTGGTCCAGAAATATGGTGTTAATTCAATAGAAGTGACGTTAGACGGTACTGCCGAATACCACGACGCCCGGCGGCATACGAAAGAAGGGCTTTCAACATTCAACCTCATTTTCCAGAATCTGGTAAAGATTTACAATCGTTCTGATTTCAAAGAGTTGGCCTGCCCGATTTCCATACGGTGTAATGTCGACGAACGTAATAATGAGAGTGTTGTTCCGCTCATCAAATTACTAGCCAAGCACAATTTGCAGGACAAAATTGCTTATTTCTACGTAGCGCCGATTCATGCCTGGGGCAACGATGCTCATAAACTTTCGTTGGAAAAACAGGTTTTTGCTGAGCAGGAAATTGACTGGATTGTCGAGCAATTTAAACACGGTTTTACTCCCTCCCTATTACCCGGTCTGAATCCGGTGGTTTGCCTGTCGGTGACGCCCGACGCCGAGGTTTTCGACGCTTTTGGTAACGTGTTTGACTGCACAGAGGTGCCTTATGTGGAAAGTTATGAAGGAACAGAATATGTACTGGGGAATATCAACAACGGCTTAAACTCCTTATCAAAACACCGCACCCTATTGAGTTTCAATGATGAAATAATGGACGGAAAATACCCCTGTACGTCATGCCAGATGCTGCCCGTATGTGGCGGAAGCTGTCCCAAATCGTGGCGGGAAGGTATGGCCGCCTGTCCAACCAATAAATTCAATATCAAAGACAAGTTGCTGATGCATTATGCCATTAAAAAGAGTGGCAAGGAAGAGTTTGTTGCCATGATTGCCGACTAACGCATCAGCTATACCTCGCCCTGCTTCCAGCTTCTATCACATCGATTTTGCTTACCGTCCCTAGCCTGGCACTAACCAAACAGATAAGCATTGTATGGACCCTACTCAGCCCTATTTACAGCAATTTATTAATACACTATGGACATTCGACAAATCGGATACCGACGAGGAATTATTGCAGACGGGCTTGTTTGCCGACATTCTTGCTCGCTTAAGCCGTGCTTATGTTGGGTCTCAGTGGCGAGCCTTAAGCTATCTGTGGGATAAATATGAAACAGGACTTAAACTATCTCGCGAAGGAAAGTTGAATGGTGCAGAGCAGGCGTTTGCTGAAGCCAATGAGGCTTGCCACCAATTGAGTAGCAACCCGTCGTTCGGTCAACTGGTGCAGGTAGCAGCCTTGCCAGCAATTGCTTATCTGCGCTATAAAGAAGCCCGTTATCAGGAAGCCGAATCGCTCCTAATTGCCTCAATCGATAGCGACGCTCAACTGCTTTCTGAAGGCTTTTATATTCTGGAATATCACCGTGTTCAGCAGTTGCATAACCTGGCCCGGCTCTACTTCCGCCAGAATCGTCTGGAAGATGGCGCACAAATGATTGCCGAAGCGCTGCAATTTATTATCTATGGTCATAAGCCATCGGTTGGAAATGGCAGTGGCTGGCAGGAACAGAATACCGCGCAAATTCCAGCACAACTTTCGTCCGACATGCTGTTTCAGCTCACAAACGAAACCGCAGGTTTGTTTCTGGCTTATCCCGACCGAAACAGGGAATTATGTCAGATTGCATTCCGGAATTTAGCCTTCGCCGACGCCCATACCGATGATGAAGATATTTTGCAACAGTGGTTCTGGCTTAAAGAGATCTATGCCAAAGATCAGTTCAACCGGTTTTTGCAGGAGAGCCTAGTGTTTTTAGTAACGCAGCCCAACCGCTTCGACTCCTGTAAGCTGTCGATTTTGATGGACATCGCAGAGGGCGTAAACCAGCGCGATGCATACACGATGACCATCAACGAAGCGATTCAGCATTTTATAAGTAAGCTACAGATAAGCAAAAAACAACACGAAACCTGCTCTATCTTCTTTCGACAATTAACCGACAATTAACCAATTCTTTGGCAGTACATGCCCCTTATCCGATTACAAAGAGTCTGATCCATATTTGCTCTCTCCTATATCGCTCGTTATAAGGCACGAAACCGCCCTGGAAAATCTGGCCGAATCAAGGCATATCAAGTGATGAGTAAATGAGATTTTTAAACTAATCGACCATGAAAACAATACAGCGAGTAAGTATAATCGCAGTTTTGACGCTGGGCCTCCTGACTAGCCTATGGGGACAGACTCCAGGAAATGTTGCAATAACGGGCACAATTAAAAATACCGATAACAAAGCGGTTGAATTTGCTACCGTTATTCTGAAATCGGTAAGTGATTCGACATTGACTAAAGGTGTTTTGGCCGATACGGCAGGCTATTTCGAACTGGCAGGTATTAAACCAGGTCAATACATCCTCAATGTCTCGGCGCTCAACTACGCCACCTTTACATCTAACGCTCTCTCTCTTTCCGATACAACAAAAACCGTTAGCCTGGGCAGTTATACACTTACGTCCGATACCAAAACCTTACAGGAAGTAGTTGTGAAAGGCGAACGTCCCGTGGTTGAGCGTGTGCTCGGCAAACTGGTGCTGAATGTTTCAAACTCATTTTTTAAAACGGCAACCAATGCGCTGGACGTTTTAAAAAAGGCTCCGGGTATTCGCATTGATCCGCAGGGAGCCATAACCATCAAAGGGTCGGTGACACCCGTTGTTTATATCGACGGCAAACAGCTTCCGCTAACAGCCGAAGAACTCAAAAACTTATCGTCGGAAGACATTGATCAGGTAGAAGTCATTGCCAATGCATCGGCCCGCTACGATGGCGAAACCAGAGCCGTTATCAATATTAAACTCAAGCGCGACAAAACGCTGGGGTTGAAGGGAAGCGCCTATGCTGGTGCTTTCATCAATCGTCACTATAGCGGCTACGAATCGGGCATCAGTGCGAGTTTTAAAACACCACGCTTCATGTATTATGGCCGTGTAGGCTATTACGAAAACAACGATTTTTTACGGGAGGTGGGTCATCGGATCGTACAGGATAATTCGACCCGTACAACCTTCGACAGCGACGCCTTTACACACTGGCGCAACCGCCCTCTTTCTTATCAGAGTACCATCGACTACACCATTAACCAAAATAATACGATTGGAGTAATGGTCAAAGGAACGGATAACCGGCAGCGCGACCTCACAACCAACAATACGCTTATCCTCACCGAGTCGGGAAATACGGGCAACCCGCTGCAACAACTCCTGCCTACCAATACGCTGACTCAGGCTCATCCAACCAACATTGCCATTGACGCTAACTATAGAAGCACGTTAAGTCCGGCAGGAAATCAGTTGTCGGTAAATCTGGATTATGCCAGCTACAATACCCAAAAAACGCAGGATCTCCGTAGTAATTATGCCGGTGACAGCGGCAGTTCGCTAACGTTTCCGTCCGTATTGCTGGGGCAGTTTCCTTCCAGTATTTCGATTAAATCGGCCAAAGCAGACTACTCGCACCCTCTCGGCAAAACCGCTAAACTGGATTTTGGAGCCAAAATAAGCCACACGCAAACCGATAACGAACTCATCTACGACACGCTGGCTGCATCGGGCCTACTAATCAGAGATTTACAGCGTAGCAATCATTTTTTGTATAACGAGCATATCGTAGCCGCCTATGGGTTGTTCAGTAAAGAGTTTACGAAAACCAGCTTCGAAGCGGCCCTACGAGTCGAACAAACCCAATCAGAAGGCAACTCGCTGACTCTCGATAATGTCGTAAAACGGCAGTACATGCGCTGGCTCCCCAGTTTTCAGCTTCAGCATAAGTTCGATGATCAGCACAGTATTGCCTTTGGGTTTTCGCGAAAGCTCAGAAGACCGTCGTTTTACGAACTCAACCCGTTCCAGTTTTATACGAGCCCCTTCGAATATTCGGAAGGTAACCCTTTTCTATTGCCAATGACCCGAAATACGACGGAGCTTTCGTATACGCACAAAGACATTACCCTTACCGCTACCTATCGGATAGACCGGGATGTAATCGCTCAGATGCCTATTCAGGATATAGTTACCAAAGTAATTCGTTATACCCGCACAAATCTCGACAAAAACCAGGTAATAGCC harbors:
- a CDS encoding radical SAM protein — its product is MRKHRHPQIKGLVIKVASRCNLNCSYCYVYNQGDTTYQLQPRFMSGETVSLLLKRVGDYCRRHRSRTFRFIFHGGEPLLVPVSFYYEFVGKVTSYLPTYTTVSYFVQTNGVLLTDRWCQVLGELNIQIGISLDGDPQTHNKYRVDHKGQGSYEATIRGLRKAQAHKAVRYEPGILVVIDPGSDPASFLEQMVRLKISSLNLLFPDGTHTNRPPHLPLHSLETPYADWLVQVFDKWLQLPVSERPSIRLFQQLINLILGFTPAATVVGRKPGVFLVIETDGSIEAEDSLKVCQPGITKEGQHLQTHTLESALAAPLVTQCAHSRSALPTKCLPCPIRNVCGGGFVVHRYHPENGFDNPSVYCRDLLRLITHIQTTVLATLPRSLVENYSVRPLPFEQALEILSKSNSES
- a CDS encoding radical SAM protein, encoding MNFKRSHYLVITDPISDTIPKRMLLATRTARTLVINESLHTKLQNEDWDEMNDNDFDKLRQIEAIVPANENELQTIIGRNKAAVADGNTLYHVIQPTAMCQLGCGYCGQKHTKDYVGAASSELILERIESKFSLKNYRHVEIAWFGGEPLMAYAQIRELTPKLKALARQYNCTYSAKLVTNGLSLKEPIFLDLVQKYGVNSIEVTLDGTAEYHDARRHTKEGLSTFNLIFQNLVKIYNRSDFKELACPISIRCNVDERNNESVVPLIKLLAKHNLQDKIAYFYVAPIHAWGNDAHKLSLEKQVFAEQEIDWIVEQFKHGFTPSLLPGLNPVVCLSVTPDAEVFDAFGNVFDCTEVPYVESYEGTEYVLGNINNGLNSLSKHRTLLSFNDEIMDGKYPCTSCQMLPVCGGSCPKSWREGMAACPTNKFNIKDKLLMHYAIKKSGKEEFVAMIAD
- a CDS encoding outer membrane beta-barrel family protein — translated: MKTIQRVSIIAVLTLGLLTSLWGQTPGNVAITGTIKNTDNKAVEFATVILKSVSDSTLTKGVLADTAGYFELAGIKPGQYILNVSALNYATFTSNALSLSDTTKTVSLGSYTLTSDTKTLQEVVVKGERPVVERVLGKLVLNVSNSFFKTATNALDVLKKAPGIRIDPQGAITIKGSVTPVVYIDGKQLPLTAEELKNLSSEDIDQVEVIANASARYDGETRAVINIKLKRDKTLGLKGSAYAGAFINRHYSGYESGISASFKTPRFMYYGRVGYYENNDFLREVGHRIVQDNSTRTTFDSDAFTHWRNRPLSYQSTIDYTINQNNTIGVMVKGTDNRQRDLTTNNTLILTESGNTGNPLQQLLPTNTLTQAHPTNIAIDANYRSTLSPAGNQLSVNLDYASYNTQKTQDLRSNYAGDSGSSLTFPSVLLGQFPSSISIKSAKADYSHPLGKTAKLDFGAKISHTQTDNELIYDTLAASGLLIRDLQRSNHFLYNEHIVAAYGLFSKEFTKTSFEAALRVEQTQSEGNSLTLDNVVKRQYMRWLPSFQLQHKFDDQHSIAFGFSRKLRRPSFYELNPFQFYTSPFEYSEGNPFLLPMTRNTTELSYTHKDITLTATYRIDRDVIAQMPIQDIVTKVIRYTRTNLDKNQVIAVDVTAPFTINKWWKMQHTAVVYYVRTVSAFQNSSFDNRALSFILNGQQVFTLPNGYTLECSYDYSAPSASQFYRNKSYGTVNFSLQKNVLKGAGNIQINVSDVFNTYREAFYGQYEAVNVSTLQTRNVQQGSVRFTYNFGKSTFNRKNRTSGSSEEENRAR